From Toxorhynchites rutilus septentrionalis strain SRP chromosome 2, ASM2978413v1, whole genome shotgun sequence, a single genomic window includes:
- the LOC129764789 gene encoding fasciclin-3-like isoform X3: MGTYDIRELPEGVSYYGSSLPHGECGITIATLKAANEGKFQCNLTIGGEVFQESIEVVIAVTPEPTEIEIGRETILSLGGIAPNQTISAKCISQDAVPQANLSWYLNDDPLDSSLLGPIETRVTVDKKGKKLTTVEQKLRYFVTPEDNGKRIICRADHFAISRGFYRAFLPLNILFPPKPIPNIYIGEGTHAVINVTVRANPRPTTSWKVNGIRIDEGTSSGPYQAYIPKDMDNGNYLILLKINEPTEQTSIIELAATNELGTQTYVIKASKYPAEEETATANDENETKSTGSGTVFWLISIWTFFCSVIVTCLL; this comes from the exons ATGGGGACCTACGACATTCGTGAGTTACCGGAGGGAGTAAGCTACTACGGGTCGAGTTTACCACATGGGGAATGTGGTATCACGATAGCGACCCTCAAAGCGGCCAACGAGGGCAAGTTCCAGTGTAACCTCACCATCGGCGGAGAGGTTTTCCAGGAGAGCATAGAGGTGGTTATAGCGGTTACTCCGGAACCAACGGAGATCGAGATCGGCCGTGAAACGATCCTCTCGCTGGGGGGTATTGCACCGAATCAAACCATTTCAGCGAAATGCATCTCCCAGGACGCAGTGCCACAAGCGAATTTGAGTTGGTACTTGAACGATGATCCTCTGGACAGTAGCTTGCTAGGTCCTATCGAAACCAGGGTCACCGTTGACAAGAAGGGGAAGAAATTAACAACGGTGGAACAGAAACTGAGATATTTCGTTACGCCTGAAGATAATGGAAAGAGGATAATCTGCCGAGCGGACCATTTTGCGATTAGTAGAGGATTCTATCGGGCCTTCCTCCCGTTGAACATTCTGT TTCCACCTAAGCCGATCCCTAATATATACATTGGTGAAGGTACCCATGCGGTGATCAACGTCACAGTGAGGGCAAACCCTCGGCCAACTACCAGCTGGAAAGTGAATGGTATCAGGATCGATGAGGGCACTTCATCAGGACCTTATCAGGCGTACATTCCTAAAGATATG GATAACGGCAACTATTTGATCCTGCTGAAAATCAACGAGCCGACGGAGCAAACATCGATCATCGAGCTGGCCGCTACCAACGAGTTGGGTACGCAAACCTACGTCATCAAAGCGAGCAAGTACCCTGCCGAAGAGGAGACCGCTACGGCGAACGATGAAAACGAGACGAAATCCACCGGAAGTGGGACCGTCTTCTGGCTCATCAGCATATGGACGTTCTTCTGCTCTGTGATAGTGACATGTCTGTTGTGA
- the LOC129764789 gene encoding fasciclin-3-like isoform X1 — MMDCRLRPFGLSSAAAVWIAVVLCVARSSLVQSQSQPIETIPSKAYVRSLTKNVNLLCRSSKPVEACSVKIAGYMGTYDIRELPEGVSYYGSSLPHGECGITIATLKAANEGKFQCNLTIGGEVFQESIEVVIAVTPEPTEIEIGRETILSLGGIAPNQTISAKCISQDAVPQANLSWYLNDDPLDSSLLGPIETRVTVDKKGKKLTTVEQKLRYFVTPEDNGKRIICRADHFAISRGFYRAFLPLNILFPPKPIPNIYIGEGTHAVINVTVRANPRPTTSWKVNGIRIDEGTSSGPYQAYIPKDMDNGNYLILLKINEPTEQTSIIELAATNELGTQTYVIKASKYPAEEETATANDENETKSTGSGTVFWLISIWTFFCSVIVTCLL; from the exons CTCGCAGCTCGCTCGTACAATCACAATCCCAGCCAATCGAGACAATCCCATCGAAGGCCTATGTGAGGAGCCTCACGAAGAACGTCAACCTTTTATGTCGAAGCAGTAAACCCGTCGAAGCATGCAG CGTAAAAATCGCCGGCTACATGGGGACCTACGACATTCGTGAGTTACCGGAGGGAGTAAGCTACTACGGGTCGAGTTTACCACATGGGGAATGTGGTATCACGATAGCGACCCTCAAAGCGGCCAACGAGGGCAAGTTCCAGTGTAACCTCACCATCGGCGGAGAGGTTTTCCAGGAGAGCATAGAGGTGGTTATAGCGGTTACTCCGGAACCAACGGAGATCGAGATCGGCCGTGAAACGATCCTCTCGCTGGGGGGTATTGCACCGAATCAAACCATTTCAGCGAAATGCATCTCCCAGGACGCAGTGCCACAAGCGAATTTGAGTTGGTACTTGAACGATGATCCTCTGGACAGTAGCTTGCTAGGTCCTATCGAAACCAGGGTCACCGTTGACAAGAAGGGGAAGAAATTAACAACGGTGGAACAGAAACTGAGATATTTCGTTACGCCTGAAGATAATGGAAAGAGGATAATCTGCCGAGCGGACCATTTTGCGATTAGTAGAGGATTCTATCGGGCCTTCCTCCCGTTGAACATTCTGT TTCCACCTAAGCCGATCCCTAATATATACATTGGTGAAGGTACCCATGCGGTGATCAACGTCACAGTGAGGGCAAACCCTCGGCCAACTACCAGCTGGAAAGTGAATGGTATCAGGATCGATGAGGGCACTTCATCAGGACCTTATCAGGCGTACATTCCTAAAGATATG GATAACGGCAACTATTTGATCCTGCTGAAAATCAACGAGCCGACGGAGCAAACATCGATCATCGAGCTGGCCGCTACCAACGAGTTGGGTACGCAAACCTACGTCATCAAAGCGAGCAAGTACCCTGCCGAAGAGGAGACCGCTACGGCGAACGATGAAAACGAGACGAAATCCACCGGAAGTGGGACCGTCTTCTGGCTCATCAGCATATGGACGTTCTTCTGCTCTGTGATAGTGACATGTCTGTTGTGA
- the LOC129764789 gene encoding fasciclin-3-like isoform X2: MMDCRLRPFGLSSAAAVWIAVVLCVARSSLVQSQSQPIETIPSKAYVRSLTKNVNLLCRSSKPVEACSVKIAGYMGTYDIRELPEGVSYYGSSLPHGECGITIATLKAANEGKFQCNLTIGGEVFQESIEVVIAVTPEPTEIEIGRETILSLGGIAPNQTISAKCISQDAVPQANLSWYLNDDPLDSSLLGPIETRVTVDKKGKKLTTVEQKLRYFVTPEDNGKRIICRADHFAISRGFYRAFLPLNILFPPKPIPNIYIGEGTHAVINVTVRANPRPTTSWKVNGIRIDEGTSSGPYQAYIPKDMDNGNYLILLKINEPTEQTSIIELAATNELGTQTYVIKASKYPAEEETATANDENETKSTGSGTVFWLISIWTFFCSVIVT, translated from the exons CTCGCAGCTCGCTCGTACAATCACAATCCCAGCCAATCGAGACAATCCCATCGAAGGCCTATGTGAGGAGCCTCACGAAGAACGTCAACCTTTTATGTCGAAGCAGTAAACCCGTCGAAGCATGCAG CGTAAAAATCGCCGGCTACATGGGGACCTACGACATTCGTGAGTTACCGGAGGGAGTAAGCTACTACGGGTCGAGTTTACCACATGGGGAATGTGGTATCACGATAGCGACCCTCAAAGCGGCCAACGAGGGCAAGTTCCAGTGTAACCTCACCATCGGCGGAGAGGTTTTCCAGGAGAGCATAGAGGTGGTTATAGCGGTTACTCCGGAACCAACGGAGATCGAGATCGGCCGTGAAACGATCCTCTCGCTGGGGGGTATTGCACCGAATCAAACCATTTCAGCGAAATGCATCTCCCAGGACGCAGTGCCACAAGCGAATTTGAGTTGGTACTTGAACGATGATCCTCTGGACAGTAGCTTGCTAGGTCCTATCGAAACCAGGGTCACCGTTGACAAGAAGGGGAAGAAATTAACAACGGTGGAACAGAAACTGAGATATTTCGTTACGCCTGAAGATAATGGAAAGAGGATAATCTGCCGAGCGGACCATTTTGCGATTAGTAGAGGATTCTATCGGGCCTTCCTCCCGTTGAACATTCTGT TTCCACCTAAGCCGATCCCTAATATATACATTGGTGAAGGTACCCATGCGGTGATCAACGTCACAGTGAGGGCAAACCCTCGGCCAACTACCAGCTGGAAAGTGAATGGTATCAGGATCGATGAGGGCACTTCATCAGGACCTTATCAGGCGTACATTCCTAAAGATATG GATAACGGCAACTATTTGATCCTGCTGAAAATCAACGAGCCGACGGAGCAAACATCGATCATCGAGCTGGCCGCTACCAACGAGTTGGGTACGCAAACCTACGTCATCAAAGCGAGCAAGTACCCTGCCGAAGAGGAGACCGCTACGGCGAACGATGAAAACGAGACGAAATCCACCGGAAGTGGGACCGTCTTCTGGCTCATCAGCATATGGACGTTCTTCTGCTCTGTGATAGTGACAT aa
- the LOC129764791 gene encoding fasciclin-3-like isoform X1: MIKLMLNILQLIVACVAVEVITEPKSLIVSVGQQNVNLSCKTPERQPIDFCIVNVPGVKAPFASSERLPAPVEGITFFGDGWKKGSCGVTLASVKPENDGSFECTISIRGQRHKGLIDIVVQVSPEPPVIEISRAIDHSDGTFNYGQPLIARCISRNDWPGAKLSWYLNDTQITDGLGAVFSEKVGRQVIVQQFFRKSIAIEDNRKRLVCRAEHGSYPRGYSEVSLSIKLRKSASDKNVVNDKTAVGATVMQFPKPQLIPSSDTEMIKDAFIAGTDAVLNCIVRNGTGDVKFIWFLDDHLIYEGLSALFVSQDDKGNVSVAQILKRKMELEDNGKSLVCKARSSRWTNETRLKFTITQWSK, from the exons ATGATTAAATTAATGCTGAACATCTTACAGCTGATCGTAG CTTGCGTAGCAGTTGAAGTGATAACTGAACCCAAGAGTTTGATCGTTTCCGTTGGTCAGCAAAACGTGAATTTATCTTGCAAAACTCCCGAAAGACAACCAATCGACTTCTGCAT AGTGAATGTTCCTGGAGTTAAGGCGCCATTTGCCAGCAGCGAGAGACTTCCGGCGCCTGTTGAAGGTATTACTTTTTTTGGTGACGGGTGGAAAAAAGGTTCATGTGGTGTTACATTAGCCAGCGTCAAGCCGGAGAACGATGGGAGCTTCGAGTGTACGATTTCAATCCGGGGACAGCGGCACAAGGGATTGATCGATATTGTGGTTCAAG TATCTCCCGAACCACCGGTAATTGAGATTTCCCGCGCCATAGATCACAGCGACGGAACATTCAACTATGGTCAACCACTCATAGCGAGATGCATCTCCAGGAATGATTGGCCAGGGGCCAAGCTCTCCTGGTACTTGAACGACACCCAAATCACCGATGGTTTGGGGGCTGTATTTTCGGAAAAAGTTGGGCGTCAAGTAATCGTTCAACAGTTCTTCCGTAAGTCCATAGCCATTGAGGACAACCGCAAGCGGTTGGTATGTCGAGCCGAACATGGATCATATCCCCGTGGGTATTCGGAGGTTTCGCTATCCATCAAGCTGAGAAAGT CAGCTAGTGATAAAAATGTGGTGAATGATAAAACTGCGGTTGGAGCCACAGTGATGCAATTTCCCAAACCACAGCTGATTCCCTCCAGTGATACTGAAATGATTAAAGACGCATTCATAGCGGGAACCGACGCAGTTCTAAATTGTATTGTGCGCAACGGAACGGGCGATGTTAAATTTATTTGGTTTCTAG ATGATCATCTAATCTATGAGGGACTCTCAGCCCTCTTCGTATCTCAGGATGATAAGGGCAATGTGTCCGTGGCGCAGATTTTAAAAAGAAAGATGGAGCTCGAAGACAATGGAAAATCGCTGGTTTGCAAAGCTCGAAGCTCGCGATGGACTAACGAGACTAGACTTAAGTTCACCATCAC
- the LOC129764791 gene encoding fasciclin-3-like isoform X2 yields the protein MIKLMLNILQLIVACVAVEVITEPKSLIVSVGQQNVNLSCKTPERQPIDFCIVNVPGVKAPFASSERLPAPVEGITFFGDGWKKGSCGVTLASVKPENDGSFECTISIRGQRHKGLIDIVVQVSPEPPVIEISRAIDHSDGTFNYGQPLIARCISRNDWPGAKLSWYLNDTQITDGLGAVFSEKVGRQVIVQQFFRKSIAIEDNRKRLVCRAEHGSYPRGYSEVSLSIKLRKSSDKNVVNDKTAVGATVMQFPKPQLIPSSDTEMIKDAFIAGTDAVLNCIVRNGTGDVKFIWFLDDHLIYEGLSALFVSQDDKGNVSVAQILKRKMELEDNGKSLVCKARSSRWTNETRLKFTITQWSK from the exons ATGATTAAATTAATGCTGAACATCTTACAGCTGATCGTAG CTTGCGTAGCAGTTGAAGTGATAACTGAACCCAAGAGTTTGATCGTTTCCGTTGGTCAGCAAAACGTGAATTTATCTTGCAAAACTCCCGAAAGACAACCAATCGACTTCTGCAT AGTGAATGTTCCTGGAGTTAAGGCGCCATTTGCCAGCAGCGAGAGACTTCCGGCGCCTGTTGAAGGTATTACTTTTTTTGGTGACGGGTGGAAAAAAGGTTCATGTGGTGTTACATTAGCCAGCGTCAAGCCGGAGAACGATGGGAGCTTCGAGTGTACGATTTCAATCCGGGGACAGCGGCACAAGGGATTGATCGATATTGTGGTTCAAG TATCTCCCGAACCACCGGTAATTGAGATTTCCCGCGCCATAGATCACAGCGACGGAACATTCAACTATGGTCAACCACTCATAGCGAGATGCATCTCCAGGAATGATTGGCCAGGGGCCAAGCTCTCCTGGTACTTGAACGACACCCAAATCACCGATGGTTTGGGGGCTGTATTTTCGGAAAAAGTTGGGCGTCAAGTAATCGTTCAACAGTTCTTCCGTAAGTCCATAGCCATTGAGGACAACCGCAAGCGGTTGGTATGTCGAGCCGAACATGGATCATATCCCCGTGGGTATTCGGAGGTTTCGCTATCCATCAAGCTGAGAAAGT CTAGTGATAAAAATGTGGTGAATGATAAAACTGCGGTTGGAGCCACAGTGATGCAATTTCCCAAACCACAGCTGATTCCCTCCAGTGATACTGAAATGATTAAAGACGCATTCATAGCGGGAACCGACGCAGTTCTAAATTGTATTGTGCGCAACGGAACGGGCGATGTTAAATTTATTTGGTTTCTAG ATGATCATCTAATCTATGAGGGACTCTCAGCCCTCTTCGTATCTCAGGATGATAAGGGCAATGTGTCCGTGGCGCAGATTTTAAAAAGAAAGATGGAGCTCGAAGACAATGGAAAATCGCTGGTTTGCAAAGCTCGAAGCTCGCGATGGACTAACGAGACTAGACTTAAGTTCACCATCAC